From Carya illinoinensis cultivar Pawnee chromosome 5, C.illinoinensisPawnee_v1, whole genome shotgun sequence, one genomic window encodes:
- the LOC122310174 gene encoding protein FAR1-RELATED SEQUENCE 5-like, producing the protein MPFAPFVSVNHYKQSILLGANLISSKDTETFVWLFETWLQYMDGKAIITDQDRAMKNIIAIVFPNTQHRFCLWHILKKVPEKLGSYGLYKIGMKSALMKCVYDTQRVDEFEKCWDQLLTTYNLHENAWLQSLYIEREHWVPTFLKECFWAGMSTTQRIKSMNAFFDGYVHSRTNLKEFVDQFDNALKKKIENENLADFQSFNVTMPCISKSLIENRFQELYMIAKFKEVQHQVNGIIHLNPKLHNSVGAITTYMVEDEVCLEEFTKLVKHFVDFSEEDAIAKCSCGLFKTRGILCRYILVVFRCNDIKYLPEIYMLDRWRKDIQRRYTLIHSSYDEGEQQPDSNRYSSLLSICYQMITHATGSTKHNEDARTKLYAMIELYHANEEPPSMIQIGSNVDTGKGHYGQLFWRST; encoded by the coding sequence ATGccttttgcaccatttgttaGTGTAAACCACTATAAGCAGTCAATTTTATTGGGAGCAAACTTGATTTCTAGCAAAGATACTGAGACATTTGTGTGGTTATTCGAGACATGGTTGCAATACATGGATGGTAAAGCTATTATCACTGATCAAGATAGAGcgatgaaaaatataattgcaattGTCTTTCCAAATACCCAGCATAGATTTTGTCTTTGGCATATACTGAAGAAAGTTCCTGAGAAGCTTGGCTCATATGGTTTGTACAAAATTGGGATGAAGAGTGCAttgatgaaatgtgtatatGACACCCAACGTGTTGATGAGTTTGAGAAATGTTGGGATCAGTTGCTTACCACTTACAACTTGCATGAGAATGCATGGTTGCAGAGCCTATACATTGAGCGTGAGCATTGGGTACCGACATTTTTGAAGGAGTgtttttgggctggaatgagtacaacgcaGCGAATCAAGAGCATGAATGCATTCTTTGACGGTTATGTACATTCTAGGACAAACTTAAAGGAGTTTGTAGACCAATTTGATAACGCgttgaaaaaaaagattgagaatgaaaatctcGCAGACTTCCAGTCATTTAATGTCACAATGCCCTGCATATCTAAATCTCTGATTGAAAATAGGTTCCAAGAGTTGTACATGATAGCTAAGTTCAAAGAAGTTCAACATCAAGTCAACGGTATCATTCACTTGAATCCAAAGTTACATAATTCTGTTGGTGCAATAACGACATATATGGTTGAGGATGAAGTTTGTTTGGAAGAATTCACTAAGTTGGTTAAACATTTTGTGGACTTTAGTGAGGAAGATGCAATTGCAAAGTGCTCATGTGGATTATTTAAGACAAGGGGGATATTGTGTCGGTACATTTTGGTCGTATTCAGGTGTAACGATATTAAATATTTGCCAGAAATATATATgttagatcgatggaggaaagaTATTCAAAGACGATACACATTAATCCACAGTAGCTATGATGAAGGGGAACAACAGCCAGATTCTAATAGATATTCAAGTCTTTTAAGTATCTGTTATCAGATGATTACTCATGCAACGGGTTCGACTAAGCATAATGAGGATGCGAGAACTAAGTTATATGCAATGATTGAACTATATCATGCCAATGAAGAACCCCCATCGATGATTCAAATTGGTTCCAATGTTGATACTGGCAAAGGACACTACGGTCAGTTATTCTGGAGAAGTACATAG